Proteins encoded within one genomic window of uncultured Desulfobacter sp.:
- a CDS encoding ABC transporter ATP-binding protein: protein MGYTLKDICFSYETQPLFSGLSLEIETGCFHGVLGPNGSGKTTLLDLITGHLKPQIGDILLDGRLLDDLTVGELAKKCALVPQDFRVNFPFTVEQVVMMGRYPHLGRFSVPGAKDRELVAQAMAATGISDFSRRHVTELSGGERQRVVFARALAQDASCLILDEAASNLDIRHSLSLMKLAADRVKNKGLTVISVMQDLNMAARFCRILLFLKKGRVIAHGPVEEVFTESVIRKVFQVSPRVYFDDAIHCKQVVFLK, encoded by the coding sequence ATGGGATATACATTAAAGGATATCTGTTTTTCCTATGAAACCCAGCCTCTATTTTCAGGGCTCAGCCTGGAAATAGAGACTGGGTGCTTTCATGGGGTGCTTGGGCCCAACGGCAGTGGAAAAACCACCCTGCTTGATCTGATTACAGGGCACCTGAAACCCCAAATCGGCGATATTTTGCTGGACGGCAGGCTTCTTGATGATTTAACTGTCGGCGAGCTGGCGAAAAAGTGTGCGCTGGTGCCCCAGGATTTCCGGGTAAATTTCCCCTTTACCGTGGAACAGGTGGTCATGATGGGACGATATCCCCATCTGGGCCGGTTTAGTGTACCGGGTGCAAAGGATCGGGAACTGGTGGCACAGGCCATGGCTGCCACGGGGATCAGCGATTTTTCACGTCGCCATGTCACGGAACTGTCCGGCGGGGAACGCCAGCGTGTGGTATTTGCCAGGGCCCTGGCCCAGGACGCCTCCTGTCTGATCCTGGACGAGGCCGCTTCTAATCTGGACATTCGTCACTCCCTTTCGCTGATGAAACTGGCTGCGGACCGGGTTAAAAATAAGGGTCTCACGGTGATCAGTGTGATGCAGGATTTAAATATGGCTGCCCGGTTCTGCCGGATCCTGCTCTTTTTAAAAAAGGGGCGAGTTATAGCACATGGGCCGGTTGAAGAGGTGTTCACGGAATCGGTAATTAGAAAGGTTTTTCAGGTGTCACCCCGGGTATATTTCGATGACGCCATTCATTGTAAACAGGTGGTGTTTTTAAAATGA
- a CDS encoding iron ABC transporter permease, which yields MPIVTGIKKSSARVAIALCLLLGGIIVVSAAMGVVRLPFVQVLAVVWEKLCSREPVDALASAIIWDVRLPRILTAAIVGAGLSVSGVVFQGILRNPLADPYTLGISAGAAFGACVAFFFNMSYFQGLSVGLCAFAGAVMTLAVVLYLSGGTAGGYSSNNLILSGIIVAAILSAGISFLKYAADERVSVIVFWLMGSFAAKTWTDVGLSLAFVGIGALVCLCFGRDLNLMALGDRAAASLGVDVKKSRLILLAAASLMAAVCVSVSGIIGFVGLLVPHMMRGIVGADNQWLMPVSLLAGAVLLLCADTFTRAVLPSELPIGVLTALIGGPFFCYVFKRQFSGKQRF from the coding sequence ATGCCGATTGTGACAGGCATAAAAAAATCCTCCGCCCGGGTGGCGATCGCTTTATGTTTGCTGCTGGGCGGGATCATTGTGGTGTCTGCGGCGATGGGCGTGGTTCGCTTGCCTTTTGTACAGGTGTTGGCGGTGGTCTGGGAAAAGCTTTGCAGCCGTGAGCCTGTGGATGCGCTGGCATCGGCCATTATCTGGGATGTGCGCCTTCCCAGAATTTTAACGGCCGCCATTGTAGGCGCAGGCCTTTCGGTTTCCGGGGTGGTGTTCCAGGGCATTTTGAGAAACCCCCTGGCGGATCCCTATACCCTTGGCATTTCGGCCGGTGCGGCCTTTGGGGCCTGTGTGGCCTTTTTTTTCAATATGAGTTACTTTCAGGGGTTAAGTGTGGGCCTGTGTGCCTTTGCCGGTGCCGTCATGACTTTGGCTGTGGTACTCTATCTGTCCGGCGGCACTGCCGGGGGGTATTCATCCAACAACTTGATTCTTTCGGGTATTATCGTTGCCGCTATCCTCTCCGCCGGGATCAGTTTTTTGAAATATGCAGCGGATGAACGGGTCTCGGTGATTGTTTTCTGGCTCATGGGCAGCTTTGCCGCCAAGACCTGGACGGATGTGGGGCTTTCTCTTGCCTTTGTGGGCATCGGCGCTTTGGTATGCCTTTGTTTTGGCAGGGACTTGAATCTTATGGCCCTGGGCGACCGGGCTGCCGCGTCCCTTGGTGTGGATGTGAAAAAATCCCGTCTGATTCTTTTGGCCGCAGCTTCCCTCATGGCGGCCGTGTGCGTGTCCGTATCCGGCATCATCGGGTTTGTGGGGCTTTTGGTGCCCCATATGATGCGCGGGATTGTGGGGGCGGACAACCAGTGGCTGATGCCTGTTTCCCTTCTGGCAGGCGCCGTGCTGCTGCTGTGTGCAGATACCTTTACCCGGGCTGTGCTGCCCTCGGAGCTTCCCATCGGGGTGCTTACCGCATTGATCGGGGGGCCGTTTTTCTGTTATGTGTTTAAACGCCAGTTTTCCGGTAAACAAAGATTTTAA